The Mucilaginibacter mallensis genome has a segment encoding these proteins:
- a CDS encoding NADP-dependent oxidoreductase, which translates to MKAIRIHEFGGPEVMKIEEIEIPVPKADEILVKMFASGINPADYVVRQGGNVILKPFLKLPLGLGLDGAGTVEETGSDVSRFKKGDKVYGLPNFLNGTYAEFIAAKANQFAIMPNNVSFNEAGAIPSCALMAWDGTNLGKVNAGQKMLIHGAAGGIGSLALQFAKAKGAYVIGTASRYNFDFLKQLGADEVIDYKDENFGGLLAAIDVVFDASPVFNEGARMMMAAALKDYGRFVSVQLPHAFSEEFLGILTRKNAEAKMIRRELDIAQSLSDIAKLIEAGKVSIVISKVYPMGEVAEAHTALETKHVRGKIVLEIRKENESRNEAD; encoded by the coding sequence GTGAAAGCAATAAGAATTCATGAATTTGGCGGGCCGGAAGTTATGAAAATAGAGGAAATAGAAATTCCTGTTCCAAAGGCCGATGAAATACTGGTAAAAATGTTTGCCAGCGGCATTAATCCTGCCGATTATGTTGTTCGGCAGGGCGGCAACGTAATCTTGAAACCCTTCCTAAAATTACCGCTTGGGCTTGGCCTGGACGGCGCAGGTACAGTTGAAGAAACTGGCAGCGATGTTAGCCGGTTTAAGAAAGGTGATAAAGTTTATGGCCTACCCAATTTTTTGAATGGAACATACGCCGAATTTATCGCTGCTAAAGCTAACCAATTTGCCATCATGCCAAACAATGTCAGCTTTAATGAAGCCGGCGCTATCCCATCATGCGCCTTGATGGCCTGGGACGGTACGAATCTTGGTAAAGTAAATGCGGGCCAAAAGATGCTGATCCATGGAGCCGCCGGTGGCATTGGCAGCCTGGCTTTACAATTTGCCAAAGCAAAAGGGGCGTATGTAATTGGTACAGCCTCCCGTTACAATTTTGATTTTTTAAAGCAACTGGGAGCAGATGAAGTAATTGATTATAAAGATGAAAATTTTGGAGGGTTACTAGCAGCTATCGACGTTGTTTTTGACGCATCACCCGTATTTAATGAAGGCGCCAGAATGATGATGGCCGCTGCCTTAAAAGACTACGGCAGGTTTGTTTCTGTTCAGCTCCCGCATGCTTTCAGCGAAGAATTCCTTGGTATATTAACAAGAAAAAATGCTGAAGCCAAAATGATCCGGCGGGAACTTGATATTGCACAATCACTTTCCGACATTGCAAAATTAATTGAAGCAGGGAAAGTGAGCATTGTGATCAGCAAGGTTTACCCAATGGGAGAAGTTGCTGAAGCGCATACAGCACTGGAAACCAAACACGTTCGGGGCAAAATCGTGCTGGAAATCAGAAAAGAAAACGAATCACGTAATGAAGCGGATTAA
- a CDS encoding MBL fold metallo-hydrolase: MKNSIKTMLSLAIAFVIYSPLAKAQNTPNSLNQPGYYHMALGDFEVIALSDGTTPQKLNELLTDAKPGEVEHLLKQHYQASTIECSVNAYLVKANGKLILIDAGTSDVYGPALGHITESLNKAGYKPEQIDAILLTHIHMDHIGGLMNGDKIAFPNATVYISKIEADYYLNPANKAKAVESAKRFFDGAEQKLRPILIAGKLRTFDFGGELFPGITPVAGFGHTPGHSFYAIESKGEKMLFLGDILVSDAVQLPEPSITSVYDYDAGQAATTRKKALAEAATAGYWVGVSHISFPGIGHIRADGKGYIWVPINYSASGRGQ, encoded by the coding sequence ATGAAAAATTCGATAAAAACCATGCTCTCCCTGGCTATCGCCTTTGTAATTTATAGCCCATTGGCCAAAGCACAAAACACACCAAATTCATTAAACCAGCCAGGCTATTATCATATGGCCTTAGGCGATTTTGAAGTAATAGCCTTATCAGACGGCACTACTCCGCAAAAGTTAAACGAGCTTTTAACGGATGCAAAGCCCGGCGAGGTGGAGCATCTATTAAAACAACATTATCAGGCCAGCACCATTGAGTGTTCGGTGAATGCTTACCTGGTTAAAGCCAATGGTAAGTTGATTTTGATTGATGCTGGTACATCGGATGTCTACGGGCCGGCTTTGGGGCATATAACCGAAAGCCTGAATAAAGCAGGTTATAAGCCGGAGCAAATTGATGCCATATTGCTTACCCATATCCACATGGACCATATTGGCGGCCTGATGAACGGCGATAAAATTGCGTTTCCCAATGCTACAGTTTACATCAGCAAAATAGAGGCTGATTATTATCTTAACCCCGCTAACAAAGCGAAAGCCGTAGAAAGCGCCAAACGTTTTTTTGATGGTGCAGAACAAAAGCTGAGACCAATTTTAATAGCCGGAAAACTAAGAACATTTGATTTTGGTGGTGAACTCTTCCCCGGTATTACTCCGGTTGCTGGGTTTGGCCATACTCCCGGCCATAGCTTTTACGCTATAGAGAGCAAGGGCGAAAAAATGTTGTTTTTGGGTGATATTTTAGTATCAGACGCGGTGCAATTACCCGAGCCATCCATAACCAGCGTTTATGATTATGATGCCGGACAGGCAGCCACAACCCGCAAAAAAGCACTTGCCGAAGCAGCCACTGCGGGTTATTGGGTTGGAGTATCGCATATTTCCTTCCCTGGTATCGGCCATATCC
- a CDS encoding helix-turn-helix domain-containing protein, which yields MPATEPTRIQSISQLHRRMGLPRPEQPHISVINLEEIKRLAGKAPGNMVFDFYCISLKRHCEKAMKYGQHKYDFHDGIMYFMAPGQVFSRMVNNETEVSPMSGWVLYVHPDFLWNTPLAKSIKRYEFFDYSVNEALSLTEKEEAIIVGIMQNIQTEYHANMDKFTQDIIVSQIETLLKYSDRFYHRQFLTQKVENYQILERLEELLTEYFNTANLLSAGLPGVQFIAEKLNISPNYLSGLLKVLTGRNTQQHIQDKIIGIAKEKISTTELSVSEISFELGFDHPQSFSRLFKAKTGLSPLAFRQSFN from the coding sequence ATGCCAGCCACAGAACCAACCCGTATTCAATCCATCAGCCAACTTCACCGCCGAATGGGTTTACCTCGTCCGGAACAACCGCACATCAGCGTGATCAATCTCGAAGAGATTAAACGATTAGCCGGGAAAGCACCGGGAAATATGGTATTTGATTTTTACTGCATTTCTTTAAAGCGGCATTGCGAAAAGGCAATGAAATACGGCCAGCATAAATATGATTTTCATGACGGCATCATGTACTTTATGGCGCCGGGTCAAGTTTTCTCGCGGATGGTGAATAATGAAACGGAAGTATCGCCGATGTCTGGATGGGTACTTTATGTCCATCCCGACTTTTTGTGGAATACGCCGCTGGCCAAATCGATCAAGCGATATGAATTTTTTGACTACTCGGTCAATGAAGCTTTGTCATTAACTGAAAAAGAGGAAGCGATCATTGTTGGCATCATGCAAAATATCCAAACGGAATACCATGCCAACATGGATAAATTTACGCAGGATATTATTGTTTCGCAGATTGAAACATTGCTGAAATATTCAGACAGGTTCTATCACCGCCAGTTCCTTACCCAAAAAGTCGAGAATTATCAAATACTTGAGCGGTTAGAAGAACTGTTAACTGAATATTTTAATACTGCCAATCTGTTAAGTGCGGGATTACCGGGTGTTCAATTCATCGCTGAAAAATTAAATATCTCCCCTAACTACTTAAGCGGCTTACTTAAAGTACTAACGGGGCGCAATACGCAACAGCACATCCAGGATAAAATAATAGGTATAGCTAAGGAGAAAATATCCACTACTGAACTATCGGTAAGTGAAATTTCCTTCGAATTAGGCTTTGATCACCCACAATCATTTAGCCGATTGTTTAAAGCGAAGACCGGACTTTCACCTTTGGCTTTCAGGCAATCTTTTAATTGA
- a CDS encoding NAD(P)-dependent oxidoreductase — protein sequence MNVTFIGLGIMGQRMARHLLNHQFCLTVYNRSPEPARQLAEQGARMAASLAEAVQEADIVFTMLASPEAVEQVALGEEGFLPHMRSGALWTDCSTVNPSFSRMAHQAAGQHQVHFVDAPVSGSKPQAESAELVFFVGGATSDVEQVIPLLKVMSKKIVHVGEIGQGTSLKMLVNALLAQSMVLFSEVLHLGEKMGLSRDFLLDTLPGLPVSPPFIQAKAEKIRQQDYAPQFPMELMYKDLHLAALTAYEHRQPLFLANLAKDLYAQAIQAGLGREDFSAVHKWMGGEGTDGKAASSPSSITGAELKVTGEFQLNTLS from the coding sequence ATGAACGTAACTTTCATAGGACTCGGCATCATGGGCCAGCGCATGGCTCGACATCTCCTCAACCACCAATTTTGCCTGACGGTCTATAACCGTTCGCCCGAACCTGCCCGGCAGTTAGCGGAGCAAGGTGCCAGGATGGCCGCCTCTCTGGCCGAGGCGGTGCAGGAAGCCGACATTGTTTTTACCATGCTCGCCTCTCCCGAAGCGGTAGAGCAGGTAGCCCTCGGGGAGGAAGGATTCTTGCCCCACATGCGCTCCGGAGCCCTCTGGACCGATTGCTCTACGGTCAACCCTTCCTTTTCCCGGATGGCTCACCAGGCAGCAGGGCAACATCAAGTACACTTTGTAGACGCACCTGTATCAGGCAGTAAACCACAAGCCGAAAGTGCCGAGTTGGTATTTTTTGTAGGAGGGGCTACTAGCGATGTAGAACAGGTTATTCCGCTGCTTAAGGTAATGAGCAAGAAGATTGTTCACGTAGGCGAGATCGGACAAGGCACCTCTTTAAAAATGCTGGTAAATGCCCTACTAGCCCAATCCATGGTTCTATTTTCGGAAGTGCTGCACCTAGGAGAAAAGATGGGCTTATCACGAGACTTCCTGCTCGATACCCTTCCTGGCTTGCCAGTATCTCCTCCTTTCATTCAGGCGAAAGCCGAAAAGATTCGTCAGCAGGATTACGCCCCACAGTTTCCTATGGAACTAATGTACAAAGATTTGCACTTGGCGGCGCTGACGGCCTACGAGCATCGGCAGCCCCTTTTCCTGGCGAATCTGGCGAAAGATCTGTACGCCCAAGCTATCCAGGCAGGATTGGGTCGGGAAGACTTTTCGGCAGTACATAAGTGGATGGGAGGAGAAGGAACCGATGGAAAAGCCGCCTCTTCTCCATCATCTATTACAGGAGCAGAATTAAAAGTTACAGGAGAATTTCAGTTAAACACATTATCGTAA
- a CDS encoding Crp/Fnr family transcriptional regulator: MEEFINYILKFGNLNKQQTDFIMSKANTLELDKDEYFSEAGKIPRQVGFILEGVIRFCYYNNKGEEITHSFIEENNFVSDQQKFEAQVVASDYIQAVTHCKLLVFSKKGWDEIGNTIIGWDAITGLIVKNCLLKTIERRSPLVSEDASTRYLSFFEYFPGLVNRIPLSYIASYLGITQQSLSRIRKNIR; the protein is encoded by the coding sequence ATGGAAGAGTTCATCAATTACATCTTGAAGTTTGGCAATCTGAATAAACAGCAAACAGATTTCATTATGAGCAAAGCAAATACGCTGGAACTTGATAAGGATGAATATTTTTCAGAAGCCGGAAAGATCCCCCGGCAGGTCGGGTTTATTCTCGAAGGGGTCATTCGTTTCTGTTATTATAACAACAAGGGCGAAGAGATCACTCATTCATTCATTGAAGAAAATAATTTTGTATCAGACCAGCAAAAGTTTGAGGCACAAGTAGTAGCGTCAGATTATATACAAGCGGTTACACATTGTAAATTGCTAGTCTTTTCCAAGAAAGGCTGGGACGAGATCGGAAATACAATTATTGGCTGGGACGCTATTACTGGGCTAATAGTAAAAAACTGCTTGTTAAAGACGATTGAAAGAAGGAGCCCATTAGTTTCAGAAGATGCAAGCACCCGTTATCTTTCATTCTTTGAATATTTTCCCGGACTTGTTAATCGCATTCCTCTTTCTTATATCGCTTCTTACCTCGGGATCACCCAACAATCATTGAGCAGGATAAGAAAAAATATCCGTTAA
- a CDS encoding winged helix-turn-helix transcriptional regulator, giving the protein MYERKIPRKVECGITFIMEIIGGKWKPCLIYYIDQGAKRPSELQRQNPTATRRVLNQQLKELEEHGIVKRVVYAELPPKVEYSLTDMGRTLLPVIHVMYNWGEEQMEKVTFSAV; this is encoded by the coding sequence ATGTACGAGCGGAAAATCCCCAGGAAAGTTGAATGCGGCATTACCTTTATAATGGAAATTATAGGCGGCAAATGGAAACCCTGCCTCATTTATTATATTGACCAGGGTGCTAAAAGACCCAGCGAACTACAGCGGCAAAACCCAACAGCTACCCGCCGCGTGCTTAACCAGCAACTTAAAGAGCTCGAAGAGCATGGGATAGTAAAACGTGTAGTTTACGCGGAGTTGCCCCCGAAAGTTGAATATTCATTAACCGATATGGGCCGCACATTACTGCCGGTTATACATGTTATGTACAATTGGGGCGAAGAGCAAATGGAAAAAGTTACTTTTTCAGCTGTCTAA
- a CDS encoding Crp/Fnr family transcriptional regulator, with product MFEAFEKYLTEKADLDAGEINAVRAVSIEKKLRKSQYLLQEGDVCHYSCFIVRGCLRMYTVGDDGIEHILRFAVENWWISDRESFNNGSPSRCNIDALENCEVILIEKHDFIHLLTAIPKFRTFVDRLLARSFDAVQNRIMDSITHSTEERYQNFVTRFPGIFSRVPLRMIASYLGVSRETLSRVRTQFVQK from the coding sequence ATGTTTGAGGCATTCGAGAAATATTTAACAGAAAAAGCGGATTTGGATGCCGGAGAAATTAATGCTGTCCGGGCTGTTTCTATTGAAAAAAAGTTAAGAAAAAGTCAATATCTGCTCCAGGAAGGAGATGTATGTCATTACTCATGTTTTATTGTAAGAGGTTGCTTACGCATGTATACAGTGGGTGATGATGGGATAGAGCATATACTTCGTTTTGCTGTGGAAAACTGGTGGATCAGCGACCGCGAAAGCTTCAATAATGGCAGTCCGTCCAGATGTAATATTGATGCCTTGGAAAATTGTGAGGTTATTCTAATTGAAAAGCACGATTTTATCCACTTGCTGACCGCAATACCTAAATTTAGGACCTTTGTAGACAGACTTTTAGCAAGAAGTTTCGACGCTGTTCAAAACAGGATTATGGATTCGATCACTCACAGTACAGAAGAAAGATACCAGAATTTTGTAACACGGTTTCCCGGCATTTTTTCTCGTGTGCCATTACGCATGATAGCTTCCTATCTTGGGGTCTCCAGAGAAACTTTGAGCCGCGTCAGAACCCAGTTTGTTCAAAAATAG
- a CDS encoding helix-turn-helix domain-containing protein — protein MKRIKTISEFHQFRQLPPPEHPLLSVTEINLVKRTVDTTSMNWCYDFYAIGMKRASFSNTINFRYGQQPFDFNEGILSFVAPNQVLSLSIDTKQETTQSGWLLLVHPDFLWNTSLAKSIRKFDFWDYSVHESLFLSAKEEAILIQTFQNIQQEYHANIDRFSKQIIIAQIESLLSYADRFYHRQFITREKANHQLLEKLETILEDYFSRDKLATKGLPTVQYISETLNVSPTYLRGLLKVLTGQSTQQLIHDKLIEKAKEKLSVTNFSISEIAYSLGFEHPQSFTKLFKGKTNLSPLAYRQTLN, from the coding sequence ATGAAGCGGATTAAAACGATCAGTGAGTTCCACCAGTTCCGGCAACTGCCTCCACCGGAACATCCCCTGCTTAGTGTGACGGAGATCAACCTGGTGAAGCGAACGGTGGATACAACATCCATGAACTGGTGTTACGATTTTTATGCTATTGGTATGAAGAGAGCTTCATTTTCAAATACTATCAATTTCAGGTACGGTCAACAACCATTTGATTTCAACGAAGGTATCTTGTCTTTTGTGGCACCTAACCAGGTACTTAGCCTTTCTATCGACACCAAACAGGAAACAACGCAATCGGGATGGCTACTGCTTGTCCATCCCGATTTTTTATGGAATACTTCGCTGGCTAAATCCATCAGGAAATTCGATTTCTGGGATTATTCCGTTCATGAATCCCTATTTCTTTCCGCAAAAGAAGAAGCCATACTTATCCAAACCTTTCAAAATATTCAACAGGAGTATCATGCAAATATCGACCGGTTCAGCAAACAAATCATTATTGCGCAGATTGAAAGTTTGCTGAGCTATGCAGACCGTTTTTATCACCGCCAGTTTATTACAAGAGAGAAAGCCAATCATCAGCTACTGGAAAAACTGGAAACGATACTGGAGGATTATTTTAGCAGGGATAAGCTGGCAACAAAAGGTTTGCCTACCGTTCAATACATTTCAGAAACACTAAATGTATCACCGACTTATCTGCGAGGTTTATTGAAAGTATTGACCGGACAAAGTACGCAACAACTCATACACGACAAACTGATTGAAAAAGCGAAAGAAAAACTGTCTGTAACAAATTTTTCTATTAGCGAAATTGCCTATTCATTGGGTTTTGAACATCCGCAATCGTTTACTAAATTATTTAAAGGGAAAACCAATTTATCGCCGTTAGCGTACCGGCAAACACTCAACTGA
- a CDS encoding winged helix-turn-helix transcriptional regulator, with translation MKTECIGDFVKLNGETYPCTVSLTMDLVGGKWKAVILYHLKDEPKRYSELRKEMPSVTEMTLSLQLKKLEKDGLISRKVYGRKPPIKVIYSLTDLGKSFVPILEAITEWGNQVISEKGEFVNSKLSVDVILGLSTAT, from the coding sequence ATGAAAACAGAATGCATTGGCGATTTTGTAAAACTTAACGGGGAAACCTACCCTTGCACGGTAAGCCTAACAATGGATTTGGTCGGTGGAAAATGGAAAGCAGTTATTCTTTATCATTTAAAAGATGAGCCGAAAAGGTATAGTGAACTTCGTAAAGAAATGCCGTCTGTTACGGAAATGACTTTAAGTTTACAGTTAAAAAAACTAGAAAAGGACGGTTTAATTTCCCGCAAAGTTTACGGTAGAAAACCGCCAATTAAAGTTATTTATAGCTTAACTGATTTGGGGAAAAGTTTTGTTCCGATTTTAGAAGCAATAACAGAATGGGGAAATCAAGTTATCAGTGAAAAAGGTGAGTTTGTCAACAGTAAGTTATCTGTTGATGTCATTCTTGGCCTGAGTACTGCAACTTGA
- a CDS encoding NAD(P)H-binding protein: MNIIVTGSLGYVSTPLIQELIKKGHSVTVISSKAEKLAAIEALGAKAAIGTMEDADFLTDVFTGADAVYCMLSAAGSFTDPDNRVSDVIGRANAIANNYVQAIEASGVKRVVYLSSVGAHMKKGNGLLVIHHNAENTLSKLPADVNISFMRPVGFYKNLFAYIGVIKTRGVIASNYGGDDTSNLVAPQDIAAAIIEELESTRPGRQVRYIASEELTCQQVAAILGEAIGKPDLQWITITDEQLLAGMKAFMNESFAQSFVEMNISIHNGEIYEDYYRHKPVLGKVKLKDFAKGFANAYQQ; encoded by the coding sequence ATGAACATAATAGTCACAGGCTCTTTGGGCTACGTAAGCACGCCGCTAATACAGGAATTGATAAAAAAAGGACATTCTGTTACCGTAATTAGCAGTAAAGCCGAAAAACTGGCTGCTATTGAGGCGCTGGGCGCAAAAGCAGCTATAGGCACTATGGAAGATGCTGATTTTTTAACCGATGTTTTTACAGGGGCAGACGCTGTTTATTGCATGCTTTCGGCAGCCGGCAGTTTCACAGACCCCGATAATCGCGTAAGTGATGTTATTGGGCGTGCAAATGCAATTGCGAATAACTATGTACAGGCCATAGAAGCATCGGGTGTAAAACGTGTCGTTTACCTGAGCAGTGTTGGCGCGCATATGAAAAAGGGCAATGGCCTCCTGGTGATCCATCACAATGCCGAGAATACGTTAAGCAAGCTGCCCGCAGACGTGAACATCTCATTTATGCGCCCGGTGGGTTTTTATAAAAATCTGTTTGCATATATCGGCGTTATAAAAACACGAGGGGTTATCGCTTCAAATTACGGCGGGGATGATACTTCGAACCTGGTTGCACCGCAAGATATCGCTGCCGCAATAATAGAAGAACTGGAATCAACCAGACCGGGCAGGCAAGTACGATATATAGCCAGTGAAGAACTGACCTGTCAACAAGTAGCAGCCATTTTGGGTGAAGCCATCGGCAAGCCTGATTTGCAATGGATAACCATTACCGATGAGCAACTGTTAGCGGGTATGAAAGCGTTTATGAATGAAAGCTTTGCCCAAAGTTTTGTTGAGATGAATATAAGCATCCACAACGGTGAAATTTACGAAGACTATTACCGCCACAAACCAGTACTGGGTAAAGTAAAGCTAAAAGATTTCGCGAAGGGATTTGCCAACGCGTATCAACAATAA
- a CDS encoding NAD(P)H-dependent oxidoreductase — translation MKKKILIVFAHPEATSLTHTMVNTSIETLEEMGHEVILSDLYAMKWKAVFDESDFPKRVNSDRLSFIHESGNAYATQNQSADVVAEQKKLLDADAVILQFPLWWYSTPAILKGWIERVYAFGFAYGYKNGTNEFRFGEGILKGKKALVSVYTGGPQADYSPRGVNGPIEQLLFPLTHGALFYPGMEVLPTHVIHGAAFITPDQVEIEKELWKKRLENLFIEKPIPFREQNGGDYPDRHILKDTVAIGKTGIVAHIAD, via the coding sequence ATGAAAAAGAAAATTTTAATTGTATTTGCACATCCAGAAGCTACTTCGCTTACGCATACAATGGTGAACACAAGCATCGAAACCTTAGAAGAAATGGGACATGAAGTCATTTTATCTGATTTGTATGCTATGAAATGGAAAGCAGTTTTTGATGAATCTGATTTTCCCAAAAGAGTAAATTCAGACCGTCTTTCATTTATTCATGAATCAGGTAATGCCTATGCCACACAAAATCAATCTGCCGATGTTGTTGCTGAACAGAAAAAATTATTGGATGCCGATGCAGTCATTTTGCAATTTCCATTGTGGTGGTACAGTACGCCTGCAATTTTAAAAGGATGGATAGAAAGAGTATATGCTTTCGGATTTGCTTATGGCTATAAAAACGGCACCAACGAATTTAGATTTGGAGAAGGAATTTTGAAAGGGAAAAAAGCATTGGTTTCTGTTTATACAGGTGGTCCACAAGCCGATTATAGTCCGAGAGGTGTTAATGGGCCAATAGAACAGCTATTGTTTCCGTTGACGCATGGCGCATTATTTTACCCTGGGATGGAAGTATTGCCCACGCATGTTATTCACGGTGCAGCATTTATTACTCCAGATCAAGTTGAAATCGAAAAGGAACTTTGGAAAAAAAGGTTAGAAAATTTATTCATTGAAAAACCGATTCCTTTTAGAGAGCAAAATGGTGGCGATTATCCTGATAGACATATCTTAAAAGATACTGTTGCCATTGGTAAAACAGGCATTGTTGCTCATATAGCAGATTAA
- a CDS encoding winged helix-turn-helix transcriptional regulator, protein MNTKPISVDYELTSYGRSLKPIIDEMALWGMHHREKIIGEITQKNKALVFRQPSF, encoded by the coding sequence ATGAACACCAAACCCATTTCGGTTGATTACGAGTTGACCAGCTATGGCCGTAGTTTAAAACCTATCATAGATGAAATGGCTTTGTGGGGCATGCATCATAGGGAAAAAATAATTGGTGAAATAACCCAAAAAAATAAAGCTCTGGTTTTTCGGCAACCCTCATTTTAA
- a CDS encoding SDR family oxidoreductase, with amino-acid sequence MSKKVVLITGTNSGFGWLAAKSVAALGHTVYATIRDTDGKNADMAKALAQIENVTVLDVSLTDEVSVKNAFDTIIANEGTIDVLVNNAGAAMFGVAEGATTDDVQRLLDVNVIAPWRLMKLALPFMRKQSEGLIINVSSGWGRFSAPFTVVYAASKFALEGLSEGLHYEVRPLGVDVVIIQPGAFPTEMSQKIQVGSDASVASEYQAIADVPNKLFAAIGQMFETANPNPQEVADAIVNLIKLPKGQRPLRTVVDSATGDITKRANDAVKVEFDKVLTAFGMEDLLA; translated from the coding sequence ATGAGCAAAAAAGTTGTTTTAATTACAGGAACAAATAGCGGCTTCGGATGGCTTGCAGCTAAGTCCGTTGCAGCATTGGGGCATACCGTTTATGCTACCATAAGAGACACCGATGGTAAGAATGCTGATATGGCAAAAGCCCTGGCACAAATTGAAAATGTAACGGTTCTGGATGTGTCATTAACTGATGAAGTAAGTGTAAAAAATGCTTTTGATACCATCATCGCAAATGAAGGAACGATCGATGTGTTGGTAAACAATGCAGGGGCTGCTATGTTTGGCGTGGCTGAAGGTGCTACCACCGATGATGTGCAACGTCTGTTAGATGTCAATGTTATCGCCCCATGGCGCTTAATGAAGCTGGCCTTACCTTTCATGCGCAAGCAGTCAGAGGGTTTAATCATCAATGTCTCAAGTGGATGGGGCCGGTTTTCCGCTCCTTTCACAGTAGTGTACGCTGCTTCAAAGTTTGCTTTAGAAGGATTAAGCGAGGGTTTGCATTACGAAGTACGCCCGTTAGGCGTTGACGTAGTGATTATTCAACCCGGCGCTTTCCCCACTGAAATGTCCCAGAAGATTCAGGTTGGTTCTGACGCATCAGTTGCTAGCGAATATCAAGCGATTGCCGATGTTCCAAACAAATTATTCGCGGCCATTGGTCAAATGTTTGAAACTGCAAATCCTAATCCGCAGGAAGTTGCGGATGCGATAGTAAACCTGATCAAATTACCAAAAGGTCAGCGGCCGTTAAGAACAGTTGTAGATTCTGCAACGGGGGACATCACTAAAAGGGCCAACGATGCCGTTAAAGTTGAATTCGATAAAGTCTTGACGGCATTCGGGATGGAAGATCTGCTAGCGTAA
- a CDS encoding Arm DNA-binding domain-containing protein, with translation MKTTQRFSVLIWADKRKTDAAGLVPLYARITYLGKRAEISLKRRVHLTKWDAQIGFLKGTGPEARRINADINDTLDEIDKAFKFLKRTDEFITAEKIKLQYSGQE, from the coding sequence ATGAAAACAACCCAAAGATTCTCAGTTCTTATCTGGGCTGACAAACGAAAAACAGATGCGGCCGGACTGGTGCCGCTCTATGCAAGGATCACTTATTTAGGAAAACGCGCAGAAATTTCCCTTAAAAGAAGGGTGCATCTCACTAAATGGGATGCCCAAATCGGCTTTCTCAAAGGAACAGGCCCGGAAGCCAGAAGGATTAATGCTGACATTAATGATACGCTGGATGAAATCGACAAAGCTTTTAAATTCTTAAAGCGCACAGACGAATTTATTACCGCTGAAAAAATCAAGTTGCAGTACTCAGGCCAAGAATGA